In one window of Pseudomonadota bacterium DNA:
- a CDS encoding AAA family ATPase codes for MVLIDEYDTPIHAGYLKGFYETLVSFFRNFLSACLKDNPCLYKAVLTGILRVSRESLFSGLNHLDVFSVLNSKYSSYFGFTEGEVEDLLTQAHMEGKVIEVKDWYNGYHMSDVTVYNPWSIINFIQKGGVFSLIGSIHPITN; via the coding sequence ATTGTTCTCATAGACGAATATGATACTCCCATCCATGCAGGATATCTCAAAGGATTTTATGAGACGCTCGTGTCTTTTTTCCGGAATTTTCTAAGTGCGTGTCTTAAAGATAACCCTTGTCTTTATAAAGCGGTCTTGACGGGAATCTTGCGGGTATCACGTGAGAGTTTATTCTCAGGACTTAATCATCTTGATGTCTTTTCTGTTTTGAATTCAAAATATAGTTCTTATTTTGGGTTTACAGAAGGCGAAGTTGAGGATCTCTTGACGCAAGCTCATATGGAAGGAAAAGTAATAGAAGTTAAAGATTGGTACAATGGATATCATATGTCAGATGTTACCGTTTACAACCCTTGGTCAATTATTAACTTTATTCAAAAAGGCGGAGTTTTCAGCCTTATTGGGTCAATACATCCGATAACGAACTGA
- a CDS encoding AAA family ATPase: protein MKLPIGESDFRTLIDEKFNFVDKTLFIKEVITEAAKVILIRRPRRFGKTLNFSMLQYFFAPEVSSISTKGLFKGLKISQETIYEDYQGQYPVISLSFKDIKEDNFALAYDKIYEIIVSLYKNFSYLQKSDILPEELKFLYTRILKREANQAQLKDSLKTLTECLFMHHKKKPLFS, encoded by the coding sequence ATGAAGCTTCCTATTGGAGAAAGTGACTTTAGAACTCTCATTGATGAGAAATTTAATTTTGTTGATAAAACGCTTTTCATTAAAGAGGTTATTACAGAGGCTGCTAAAGTTATTCTTATTAGGCGTCCAAGACGATTTGGAAAAACACTCAACTTTTCCATGCTTCAGTACTTTTTTGCTCCGGAAGTTAGCTCAATTTCGACAAAGGGACTTTTTAAAGGGCTTAAAATTTCTCAAGAAACGATATATGAAGACTATCAGGGTCAATACCCCGTCATTTCTCTTTCTTTTAAAGATATCAAAGAAGATAATTTTGCTTTGGCTTATGATAAGATTTACGAAATCATCGTAAGTCTTTATAAAAATTTTTCTTATTTGCAAAAAAGCGATATCCTTCCGGAAGAGCTTAAATTTTTATATACTCGAATTTTAAAAAGAGAAGCAAATCAAGCCCAACTTAAAGATTCTCTTAAGACACTCACGGAATGCCTTTTTATGCATCATAAAAAAAAACCATTGTTCTCATAG
- a CDS encoding phosphomannomutase/phosphoglucomutase has protein sequence MHTFHPSILREYDIRGIFNETLFPEDFYSIGRLFAELVREKKNQEQPRIAVGFDGRLSTPQLVDALHRGLFEEKAHVFSIGCGPTPMASFAHYALDVDAVLMVTGSHNPSTHNGIKITLQKQPFFGQEIQNLALKLKNLSSSSSSSHTSFFEIHDLRDLYVEKLLEGFMLKKPLKVVWDAGNGSAGEIIERLVKRLPGEHILLNTKIDGNFPAHHPDPTVPENLDQLKDFILKTNADLGFAFDGDGDRLGVMDEKGRILWGDQILILLAEGVLKTMPGAPIIADVKASQLLFDKIEEFGGVPIMERTGHSLIKSKMREMKAPLAGEMSGHIFFADRYYGYDDALYAALRLLEILNMSSKSLSELYDDLPKRENTPEIRIESAGKDKKEILKKIKEDLLKEGVSFNDLDGIRATFKEGWWGIRASNTQDVLTMRIEAETAEGLKHLKTDLFERLKSFGIHLELEKAL, from the coding sequence GTGCATACATTTCATCCATCAATCTTAAGAGAGTATGATATTCGGGGCATTTTTAACGAAACGCTTTTTCCGGAAGATTTTTATAGCATCGGGCGCCTTTTTGCAGAGCTTGTCCGTGAAAAAAAGAATCAAGAACAACCGCGTATTGCTGTGGGATTTGATGGAAGGTTAAGCACGCCGCAATTGGTAGACGCGCTTCATCGTGGCCTTTTTGAAGAAAAAGCCCACGTATTTTCCATTGGATGTGGTCCAACGCCCATGGCATCTTTTGCGCATTATGCACTGGATGTGGATGCTGTTTTAATGGTTACAGGCTCGCATAATCCTTCCACCCATAACGGAATTAAGATAACCCTTCAAAAACAGCCTTTTTTTGGGCAAGAAATTCAAAATCTTGCGTTAAAACTCAAAAATCTTTCCTCTTCTTCTTCTTCTTCCCATACATCTTTCTTTGAGATACATGATCTACGCGATCTTTATGTTGAAAAACTTCTTGAAGGATTTATGCTTAAAAAACCTTTAAAAGTTGTGTGGGATGCTGGAAATGGCTCTGCCGGTGAAATTATAGAGCGATTGGTAAAGCGTCTTCCAGGAGAACATATTCTTCTCAATACAAAAATTGATGGAAATTTTCCTGCTCATCATCCGGATCCCACCGTTCCCGAAAACTTAGACCAGCTTAAAGATTTTATTTTGAAAACCAATGCAGATCTCGGATTTGCTTTTGATGGAGATGGCGATCGTTTGGGCGTTATGGACGAAAAAGGGCGAATTTTATGGGGTGATCAGATTCTGATTCTTCTTGCCGAAGGGGTTTTGAAAACAATGCCTGGAGCTCCTATTATTGCAGATGTGAAGGCAAGCCAACTTCTCTTTGACAAGATTGAAGAATTTGGGGGTGTTCCGATTATGGAAAGAACAGGACATTCTCTGATTAAATCAAAAATGCGTGAGATGAAAGCGCCTCTTGCCGGTGAAATGAGCGGTCATATTTTCTTTGCCGATCGTTATTATGGATATGATGACGCTCTTTATGCGGCATTAAGACTTCTTGAAATTTTAAATATGTCTTCAAAGAGTTTGTCTGAGCTTTATGATGACCTTCCAAAACGGGAAAATACGCCTGAGATTAGAATTGAAAGCGCAGGAAAAGATAAGAAAGAAATTTTAAAGAAGATTAAAGAAGACCTTTTAAAGGAAGGCGTTTCTTTTAATGATCTCGATGGTATTCGCGCAACCTTTAAAGAAGGCTGGTGGGGCATTAGAGCTTCAAATACGCAAGATGTTTTAACCATGCGAATTGAAGCAGAAACCGCTGAAGGATTAAAACACCTGAAAACAGACCTTTTTGAGCGGCTTAAGTCCTTTGGCATTCATCTTGAGTTAGAAAAAGCCCTGTAG
- a CDS encoding UDP-glucose/GDP-mannose dehydrogenase family protein, whose amino-acid sequence MRLAMIGVGYVGLVSGACFAQFGVHVTAVDKDQKKIKDLQAGKIPIYEPGLETLVQQGLQTGCLTFTNDLKEALKSADAVFIAVGTPSRRGDGHADLSYVFSAAEEVAENLSEPTVLVTKSTVPVGTGRKILDLVQKKRPDLKIDVASNPEFLREGSAIEDFMRPDRVVVGAETENAREALRELYRPLNLLETPIVFTNLETAELIKYAANGFLATKIAFINEISDVCEASGADVQAVSKAIGLDKRIGSKFLHVGPGYGGSCFPKDTLALVKTAQDLGRPLKIVEAVVASNEARKEQMAEKIEALFNGDLKGKTIGVLGVTFKPNTDDMRESPSLTILPLLQEKGAILKAYDPAGMVEAQKFLSNISWEKNVYDALEGVDAGLILTEWNEFRALDFEKMNQIMKTPLLIDLRNIYTLDEMRKTPFTYISLGRSLVKGQNL is encoded by the coding sequence ATGCGTCTTGCAATGATTGGTGTTGGATATGTAGGCCTTGTTTCTGGAGCGTGTTTTGCTCAATTTGGAGTTCATGTAACGGCTGTCGATAAAGATCAAAAAAAAATAAAAGATCTCCAGGCAGGAAAAATTCCGATTTATGAACCTGGGCTTGAAACGCTTGTACAACAAGGACTTCAAACAGGATGCTTAACGTTTACAAATGACCTGAAAGAAGCCTTAAAAAGTGCTGATGCTGTTTTTATTGCCGTTGGAACTCCGAGTCGTCGTGGAGATGGTCACGCAGATTTGAGCTACGTGTTTAGTGCGGCTGAAGAAGTGGCAGAAAATTTATCTGAACCAACGGTTCTTGTAACAAAATCAACAGTTCCTGTTGGAACAGGACGCAAGATTTTGGACCTTGTTCAGAAAAAACGTCCGGATCTTAAAATTGATGTGGCCTCTAATCCTGAATTTTTAAGAGAAGGATCTGCAATTGAAGATTTTATGCGTCCTGACCGTGTGGTGGTGGGGGCAGAAACTGAGAACGCACGCGAGGCTCTTCGTGAGCTTTATCGGCCTCTCAACTTATTAGAGACGCCTATTGTTTTTACAAATTTAGAAACAGCGGAGCTTATTAAATATGCCGCGAATGGGTTTTTAGCGACGAAAATTGCATTTATTAATGAAATTTCAGATGTATGTGAAGCTTCAGGCGCTGATGTGCAAGCTGTTTCAAAAGCCATTGGTCTTGATAAACGTATCGGATCAAAATTCTTACATGTCGGACCCGGATATGGTGGCTCTTGTTTTCCAAAAGATACATTAGCGCTTGTTAAAACAGCTCAAGATCTTGGAAGACCTTTAAAAATTGTTGAAGCCGTGGTGGCCTCAAATGAGGCGCGAAAAGAGCAGATGGCAGAAAAAATAGAAGCTCTTTTCAACGGAGACCTTAAGGGAAAAACAATTGGTGTGTTAGGGGTTACATTTAAGCCCAATACGGATGATATGCGTGAAAGTCCAAGTCTTACAATTCTTCCTCTCTTACAAGAGAAAGGAGCAATCTTAAAAGCTTATGATCCAGCAGGTATGGTGGAAGCTCAGAAATTTTTGTCCAATATTTCTTGGGAGAAAAACGTTTATGATGCTTTGGAAGGAGTAGATGCAGGTCTTATCCTAACAGAATGGAATGAATTCAGGGCCCTTGATTTTGAAAAAATGAATCAGATTATGAAAACACCTTTGTTGATTGACCTTAGAAATATCTATACCCTTGATGAAATGAGAAAAACACCCTTTACCTATATTTCTTTAGGCCGCTCCCTTGTGAAAGGGCAAAATCTATAA
- the galU gene encoding UTP--glucose-1-phosphate uridylyltransferase GalU: MQSAVKKAVFPVGGLGTRFLPVTKSSPKEMLPVIDKPLIQYAVEEARSAGIEEFIFVTGRGKSAIEDFFDYSYELNAELQKRGKTKDLEMINDLLMAPGQISYIRQQEPLGLGHAVWCARHLIGDEPFAVLLADDLIQSKTPCLKQMVDAYKNSGHMVAVQGVSKEETCYYGILDVKAQSKTLIQAKGIVEKPELHKAPSQMAVIGRYILDPSIFEILNSHAKGVGGEIQLTDALAKGLKEGPFFTELQGFLFEGKRFDCGTRQGLLKATVAFALAREDLREEMSAILKEYQFHS; the protein is encoded by the coding sequence ATGCAGAGTGCTGTTAAAAAAGCTGTCTTTCCAGTGGGTGGGCTTGGAACGCGATTTTTACCTGTTACAAAATCAAGCCCAAAGGAAATGCTTCCCGTTATTGATAAGCCTTTAATCCAATATGCTGTTGAAGAAGCCCGATCTGCAGGAATTGAGGAGTTTATTTTTGTAACAGGGAGAGGAAAAAGCGCAATAGAGGATTTTTTTGATTATTCCTATGAATTAAATGCAGAACTTCAAAAACGGGGAAAAACAAAAGATCTCGAAATGATTAATGATCTTTTAATGGCGCCTGGTCAGATTTCTTATATACGTCAGCAAGAGCCCTTAGGATTAGGTCACGCCGTTTGGTGTGCGCGACATTTGATTGGAGACGAACCCTTCGCGGTTCTTTTGGCAGATGATCTTATTCAAAGTAAAACGCCATGCTTAAAACAAATGGTCGACGCTTATAAGAATTCTGGGCATATGGTTGCTGTACAAGGAGTTTCAAAAGAAGAAACATGTTACTATGGTATTTTAGATGTTAAAGCGCAATCTAAGACACTCATTCAAGCAAAAGGGATTGTTGAAAAGCCCGAGCTTCATAAAGCGCCGTCTCAAATGGCTGTGATAGGTCGATACATTTTGGACCCTTCTATTTTTGAAATCTTAAATTCTCATGCAAAAGGTGTGGGAGGGGAAATTCAGCTAACAGATGCGCTAGCAAAAGGGCTTAAAGAGGGGCCATTTTTCACAGAGCTCCAAGGATTTTTATTTGAGGGAAAGCGATTTGATTGTGGAACACGTCAAGGTCTGTTAAAAGCAACGGTTGCTTTTGCTCTTGCGCGTGAAGATTTAAGAGAAGAAATGTCGGCTATTTTAAAAGAGTATCAGTTTCATTCTTAA
- the nth gene encoding endonuclease III, with amino-acid sequence MTPKNINLFFEALEKAIPNPQTELIYTNPYTLLVAVVLSAQSTDKGVNRATQDLFKIVHTPSDMIHYGEENLKNTIKTIGLYKTKAKNIIKLSHILEDRFKGTVPATREELESLPGVGRKTANVVLNVIFGLPTFAVDTHIFRVSNRTGLAVGKTPLAVEKILENVVPEKFRHSAHHLLILHGRYTCKAQKPLCPACPVKNLCSYTFKTQEISPKSI; translated from the coding sequence ATGACACCAAAGAACATAAACCTTTTTTTTGAAGCTTTGGAAAAGGCAATTCCCAATCCTCAAACAGAGCTCATCTATACAAATCCTTATACACTTCTTGTTGCCGTTGTCCTCTCCGCCCAAAGCACAGACAAAGGTGTAAATCGTGCAACGCAAGACCTTTTTAAAATTGTGCATACCCCGTCAGATATGATTCACTATGGAGAAGAAAATCTAAAGAATACCATTAAAACCATTGGACTTTATAAAACAAAAGCTAAAAATATTATAAAATTGAGTCATATTTTAGAAGATCGCTTTAAGGGAACCGTCCCGGCGACACGTGAAGAACTCGAGTCACTCCCAGGCGTTGGGCGTAAAACAGCCAATGTGGTTTTAAATGTTATTTTTGGGCTTCCAACATTTGCTGTGGACACCCATATCTTCCGTGTCTCTAATCGAACGGGTCTTGCCGTTGGAAAGACCCCCTTAGCTGTTGAAAAAATATTAGAAAATGTCGTACCAGAGAAATTCCGGCATAGTGCCCATCATCTTCTTATTCTCCATGGGCGCTACACGTGTAAGGCTCAAAAACCTCTTTGTCCGGCTTGCCCAGTAAAAAACCTCTGTTCTTACACCTTTAAAACACAAGAAATTTCTCCCAAATCCATTTAA